The following coding sequences lie in one Populus trichocarpa isolate Nisqually-1 chromosome 14, P.trichocarpa_v4.1, whole genome shotgun sequence genomic window:
- the LOC7469337 gene encoding protein NOI4 isoform X2, with the protein MAEKDQPLPKFGEWDVNDPASAEGFTVIFNKARNEKKTGGKPDSPAKDSSTYKPGATTTLGKPQTKKWFCCIQATHAE; encoded by the exons ATGGCG GAAAAGGACCAACCATTGCCAAAGTTCGGGGAATGGGATGTCAACGACCCAGCATCAGCTGAGGGATTCACAGTAATCTTCAACAAGGCTAGGAATGAAAAAAAGACAGGTGGCAAGCCTGACTCACCAGCAAAGGATAGTTCCACATACAAGCCTGGTGCTACTACTACTCTTGGAAAGCCTCAGACT AAAAAATGGTTTTGCTGCATACAAGCTACTCATGCAGAATAA
- the LOC7469337 gene encoding protein NOI4 isoform X1, producing the protein MGNNEKDQPLPKFGEWDVNDPASAEGFTVIFNKARNEKKTGGKPDSPAKDSSTYKPGATTTLGKPQTKKWFCCIQATHAE; encoded by the exons ATGGGAAATAAT GAAAAGGACCAACCATTGCCAAAGTTCGGGGAATGGGATGTCAACGACCCAGCATCAGCTGAGGGATTCACAGTAATCTTCAACAAGGCTAGGAATGAAAAAAAGACAGGTGGCAAGCCTGACTCACCAGCAAAGGATAGTTCCACATACAAGCCTGGTGCTACTACTACTCTTGGAAAGCCTCAGACT AAAAAATGGTTTTGCTGCATACAAGCTACTCATGCAGAATAA